In the genome of Impatiens glandulifera chromosome 6, dImpGla2.1, whole genome shotgun sequence, the window AACTCTCTGATGTTCGATTCTTACGATTAAAGTGGAGGGTTATGGTGATGGGATGTTGCGCTCGCCTCCTTCAGGGGAAAACAGTTTTAGCTAATGTAGTGTAGGTGTAGCTCAGTGGTTAAGTGTTTATTCCTAAGCGGAAGGTCATTGGTTTGACTCTACTTGGCgtgtttaaaaagaaaaaactgtTTTCACCATTAGGATTTATTTTTGAGGCTTTGTAAGTTGTAACCATCAGTCTTCTGTCAAATCTTGAATGCCATATGAAACATTAACTTTGTATGAAgggcccatttggaaacacttttctGGATGTAGATATGTATTCAGATCTAGATGAGAAATAATCGATAAATTTTTGAATCTCTGTCCAATGGTAAGAGAAATCTGCACAAAGAGAAAGAGTTTTTACCATTAGGATTTCTGTTTGAGGCTTTAATACCATATGAAACATCAAACTTTGTATGATCATTTGGGCCCATTTGGAAATAATTTCTGAAAATGTATCCGAATTCAGATGAAAATTTGTCAAGAAATTTCTTAATCCTTATTAGGCATAGTTTCATCCAGATATATATGCCTGATaatattttcaaagaaaatGATTGATAGTTTATCGTTTGGATCCCATTTGGAATCAGTTTTTCAAATATGTGTATGGATCAATTCTCCTTTGGTATCAATTCTTGTACATGAGTGTAATATGAACTGCATGAAAAAGATCTCAAATGAAAGATTAAGAGGATTATTTTTCATGCATTGATTAGGTCATATCTGGACGTCGCCTTGTTGGGATCATGTCTGCAGAACCAATAGGGAACTATGGCGTAAGGTGCGTTTAACAGATTAGAAGCTGATTTTCTATCCATCTATAGCTATTGGAGTTAGCAAGTAAATTCCATGTTTTTTCTTAGATTGATTTTCTTTTGGTTGTTTAAATACAACAGGATACTGTTTGATGACTTGCATAAGACGGGAATCTATACTTGGGACTATTTCTATTATCTTGGGAGCGAAAAGTTCAACCTCATGagaagttatataaatatacttaaGAAGCATGGACTCAATCGCGATCCCCCAAGACGAAAATGATTGATGGCGAAGGCGAAGTTCTTGTTGTTAACTTGTTATCTAgtctttttatttcaaattttcttgtaaAATTAAACACTTACCTTAAATTTAAtaggataaaatattattttgtattctcaaTTTGCATTAAAAAAAGCTTTGGCtagttattttttcttctttaaaaaaagaaactaaCATTTCCTAAAGTGGAATTGTGTTTGAGATATTtgttcttttaaataaaattatttatttgagcaATTTTCTTTAGTGGGtatctttatataaaaaaaattacacttgTTTAATCTTGATTATAATAGCTTCTTtgctaaaaaaaaatgattttgtctaaaataataaacaataatgtTTGTTAGAAAAAGTTGATCAAATAAACTTTTTCTAGTTTGatctaaaaatttatcaaaaaaatactttatttattcactttttacctaaaaaataattctaattcaTTAAGatcttttatatcaaataaaatattctactttttttactttaataataaaatatttatatatatatatatatatatatatatatatatattaaatgtatatcAAGATTTaacaagaataaaataaaataaataaattacaacaaAAAGTAATATATCCAGAGTGTTTGATACActtaaggaaataaaaaaatatctatttttatatattattttatattttgaatcaattaaaagatttatactttccaaaacaaaataaagagaGGAAATTAAGAGTTTTAAATGCCTAAAAAAATGAGTGATcatctagataaaaaaaaacaatatcttataatatttaatttatgcatcttctctatattaatattatcattaaataataataatatagataaatgTTATGAACTACTAAAATTATctttaagataatatatatatttattgtttatacatatttgtttaatatatcaaaattaaaataattaaagatttagagtatatttttagttataatatattaaattgaggtgcttaatctaattaaattcaAAGTTAAAAAGGAATTGATATAAAccggttttaaaaaaaaccgtTCATGAACGAGCCGGGTTATCCATCATACACAGAATCAGCAGAAATCGAAGCTTAGGGCTGGGAATTTTTAGCCAATTGGTTTTTGATCATTGCCGACTTTAAAGTTGAAATCTTTGCTTTCTGGAATGCCTATTCGACTACTAACAATTGCGTAggtctttctctctctctctctctatcttcttCTACATTTTTCACTCGGATTTGATCATGTAAGAATCATTGTGTTGCATTCTTTTGATTTCTAAGTTTAAGATCTTCAGATTGTTATGTGGACGATTTCCCTTAAGTTTTTTTGGTTCGTTGAGCATTTTTTTACCATCTTTGAGTGTCAATGTTGTTATACTGGTTCTTTCTCTCATGGATCAGTCGGGGAGTTCGATTTCAGATGTTAACCCTAAGTTCCTTTTATGGGTTTCATGGGTTTCATGGCTAGAAGCTTAGGAAATACATAATGAATACTTTTTATTGCTGGGTTTATTGTGAAAGAGTTTGGAACTTCAGTCTATTTTAACATATGTTCTATGTTTAGTTTTGGCAAGCTTCTGGGAATGAATTTTACTAATTTCTACTATTGGGTTTTTTTTGGAGAACTAATTTTTTATGTATTGGGTGACAGTTTATCAGTTCGTGGAGGTGGATGGATTGATCGAGCTTCTGAGAAAGATAGTTGGGATAATTTTGTTGAAGAGTAGAAGATGCAAGGAGCTTCAAGGAATTCTTGCAGTCTCCTTGTTGTGTTGTGTGGGAAGGTCTCTGAAGATGATAAAAAGCTTGATGTAGATAGCAGACTGAGTTATCCTTTTCCAGAGATAACTTCTTTTGGACGTCTTGAGGTGCAAATATTTGTGTGTGAATTCTCTtacatttgttattttttgaaaaacagaGTTATTTGTTTGGAATTACCTGCTTACACGTTAATAAAAATCTTCGTTTAAGCCCAAGGACAAAAGCATGTACACTTTAAACCAAGTGAACCCTTACAAACTTATCATCTTCCCTTGAAACCCAAAAACCCAACAACCTAGGAATTGTCCCTTGAATTCCCTTCCAGTTTTAGTTGAttgttctttaattttttttgcacTGCATTCTTGGTTGATGATGTGCAGATTCAAACTCTGACTAGTCCAAGCATAGAGGATTTCAGGAAAGCTCTTGATGCATTTCAGCCTAATTTTGTGTATCTTCAAGGAGAACAGCGCTCCAACAATGAAGTTGGACCTCTTTCGTGGTCAGGGGTTGACTTCTCCAGTGAAGAAATGGTGGCTGGGCTATTTGATACATCAACTCCAACCACTGTAAGCTACAGTTTTCATGAATATGCCATCCTTTTTTCATTGACTGTTGCATTTATTTCTACAGCAATTTTCAGCTATTTTATTGAGTTTCTATGATCTTCCTCATAAACTCATCTGGCTATTCATTGTAATTTATTCGGCTTACTTTTCACCTTTTGCATCATTAGTGGTTTATATATTTGGTTCTTCTTACTGTTGAAGTCCTAggttttttcatatttttagtttttctgGTTATGGATAAGCCTTTTCTTGTTATCTTGTTTATTTACTCAATACATCTGCAGTATTAGCCCATTTCAAAGCTGCTTATACTGTTGCTTTTGATTTTTCATCTGcacataaacataaaattcaaaagaaaCAACATAACCAACTAAAAATACTGTTTTTAATGGAGTATGAATAAGGGGTGCGAGCTAGGGAATGTTAGTACTTTGTATTGATCTCTCTTTTTTCTTACCTTTTCTCCTTACttctaatatttaaatttgtatgcATATCCTTTTCAATACACTTGCTTTATTATTTAGTCACAAAATGTCCTGGTCTCTTTGTATCAACTTCCACTAAATAAATAGTGTAGATTTCTATCGACcaattttccattttatttaCTTCTTTGTGTCATAATTGTTGTCGTGATCTATTATTGTATGTTTATGCAGGTTTATCTGGAGATTCCAGAGGGTGAAAAGTTAGCTGAGGCAATTGAGGCAAAGGTGATATATACCGTATCTAATTATGGAGACATTATATGATAGTAAACTATAAGGTTGTAATTCACCAGGGTAGTTCAAGTCTAAAGAGTCTTGCCTGAGAGACCAGAGGTCTTAGGTTTGATTCCTACTAAGAACTCCCTGATTAAAGTGGGGACCATGGCTGTGGGAGTTTCAGGGAAAAACCctggttttaaaaaattaaataaaaactaatccACAAGTTTGCAACTAACTGATCTGGTGATATTTTTCTCTGTATTTGTTTTGCCAGGGAGTTCCTTATGTGATATACTGGAACAGTGACTTCTCACGTTTTGCCGCCTGCCATTTTCGTCATGCATTGTTATCAGTTATCCAGAGGTACATTACCATTTCTTACAATCATTACTTACTATCTTCTTGAAAATCATTGATCTGGTAACTCTTTGAGATATGTTGTGATGTTGATCCCCCAATTTTGAAAATCTGAATCTTGACTGCTCAGATACCCTTTGGGTTTGTGTAGATAATTGTTCTGTATTAGAAAATTGCTGTGATAGATGACATAGTTGTCttctttttttctccttttgaattacAGTTCTTCCAGCCATACATGGGATGCTTTCCATGTTGCAGAAGCTTCATTTAGGCTCTATTGTGCGAAAAACAGTCTAGTCCTTCCATTTAATAACCAGAAAGCTGAAGGAAAGTTGGGTCCCTCTCTTCTTGGAGAGCCTCCAAAGATTGATGTTCCTCTCCCTGAGATAGGTGAAGAGGATGAGGAGGAAGGCTCCTCAGATGATCACCTGgctataaaaatatatgatgatCATGTGAATATTCGGCTTCTTGTATGTGGAGAGCCTAGTATATTGGTGAGTTCATATTCTTGTATATACTCTATAAGTGCTTGTTTGATGtgatttccaaaaaaaaatcaccatTCATTATCAATCACTTCTTCCATCAAATCTTATAATTCATGAATCAAAATGcgcttactttatttttataacagttaaaaatattaaatactaaggatattttagtaattctacccaattaatacaaataaaggaaaaaaataaaaccaagttcaaacaagctccaagtaCAGATGCGAACTAGTTTTTCCATGTACAAAGTAATTTCTTGACACCTCTATTGGTTTCAGGATGATGGCTGTTTAGGTGCTTTGGAAGATGGCCTGAATGCTCTCTTGAGGATAGAAGTAAGTTTGGATAGTGGATTACCTTTTTATTATGCTTTTCCCTGTAAAAGTTTGTGCTAGGAGTATTCATATGGCATCAGTTTCTGCAATTTCTGTTTTATTTCATACTGACCTTCTTTTCTATTTTCTACTGTATTAGATGCGTGGGAGCAAACTCCATAGTCGAGTCAGGTATGTAAAAGTCTCAAACCAATAGATACATAGTATAACTATCTGTTTTcccctttataaaaaaatgcaGATAATTTACCTTTAGGCGCTCACTTAATCTAAATAATCAAGTGCTTATTTGTTAgctattatttaaaatcacttaTTTAGATTCAACTCAAATTAGGCTTAATTCGGTATCTAtagtatattaataaaattactgtCACTATAAGGGTAAACTagtaatttattatgttttattaaatcaaCGTACATACCACGTGCTTAAGAATTCAGATATTTTCTTTGGTTTATTCAACATTGATTTTCTAAACACTTGGGCTAATTCGGCACCAGTATTTCgcattcaacacttaattttcagttttatcaaacaGGGCCTTACTCAGTTTGTGAATGGCACATGTTATTCTTGTTTATACAGTTCTGACATAAGCTGTAATATCATTTAGTTTGGATtcctttttaatttgtttttatatattcttaaccATCTCTACCTTGTATTCAACCTCAcggttaattttaatttacgCCGAAAGCTCTAAATGATCTCTTTCATGCTTTATTCTCTGCAGTGCTCTACCACCTCCTTTGCAAGCACCAACATTTTCACGTAGCGTTATGACAATGCGATGTGATATAACAACAGCTAGTGCTGCCCATATTTCACTTTTGGTGTCAGGTAGTGCCCAAACCTGCTTTGATGATCAGGTAAACTCTAAATGATATCTGTGGTATTCATACGTTAAAGTTCTTTTCTGGTATGAGTTGCACAGTAATTGGAGTTCTAAGAAATTCAGTTTTCACCTATTTGCTTTTAGCTTATGGAAAACCACATAAAGAGTGAAGTTATTGAGAAAAGCCAGCTGGCCCATTTGCTTCCGGAAGGTGAGAAAGACAAAATGTTCCATTCACACCCACGGAAGTCGGACGCAATTGCTTGTGGTGCAACAATATTTGAGGTCGGCATGAAGGTTCCGACATGGGCTTCCCAGGTTTTCCCTCAATCTTTTTTCTATTCATGAAAtcttgggccttgtttgatgaagagCATAACTCCTTATCTCATCGTCAAtcaaattatgaattaaaatatctttattttttataacattttaaaatattaaatatttgagttatttaacccaaataatccactttttcatccAACTAAGTTTTTTCCCTAAAGAATGGTTTActtcaaagaaaagaaaaccgACATAAAAAGCTCTTAGTTGGAGATGTTTTGCTTGTGATTTCTGCAATGGagaatatcttaataataaccTTATATTTTCACCaagaaagtgttttgttttcCTCCAGTTTAATAGTTCCTTTGTTCTTGGGTGTCAAAGGATACAACCAGCACTGCATTATAAATTGCAGATAATGCATATTCTTTTTTGTACTATTAAGTTATCATTATCGACCCAGAATAGCTCAAGTTGTAAAAGTGTTACTTAAGATGTTGAGATCTCAAGTTCGATTCCCATTTGAAACTGTGGGATGTGGTGCTAGCTTTCTCCACGGAAAAAGTATGTTCtcagagagaaatatatatattaagctGCCACTGAGCATTCAAAAAATGCTTTATTGTgcatctaatttattttatcgtTGGATTGTTGTTTAGATATCCATACCAATGAATTTCTGTATCTTACCTAAAGTGAAGAAGACATGGATATCATTCATGTAAAATGCCTATCATTTGAGTTTATTTGGTCCAAGAAAAGCAATCTCCACATTTCTTTTCACTAAAATACTGATACCTCTTCGaagaacaataataaaaatgatctTCACCATAGATGTTTGTTATGCACTTTTTTCTCATACATTTGGTATGTTTCTATTCAGGTTTTAAGTCAGCTAGCCCCAGATGTTTCATATCGTAGCTTAGTTGCACTCGGGATTGCTGGTGTACAAGGAATAGCTGTTGCACCATTTGAGAAACACGATGCAAATCGACTTCTTTTCTTCTGTTCTAGGCAAGGCAAAGATCCAAACCCGAGCAATTCTCTACCCAAAGATGTTCCTAACTGGTTGAGACCACCTCCTCCTAACATAAACAGATTTGCAAAGTGCAAAATGAGTCCAAGTCCTTGTAATGGCATTCAATCAGATAATGGGACTGGGTTACCAAATGGCACATCAATACATTTGACTCCTTTATGTAACAAATCTAACGTAGCTGCAATGAGGCCCATTCCTCATGTACGTCATCAGAAGATGCTTCCTTTTTCCACAACATTTGAGGTAAATGGATATGATGGAAGCCAAATAAACCCTAGCATGGCCATTGTTCCTTCTTTAAAGCATGGTTTAGCTGGATCTACCCCAATTAGCCACCGGAAACTACAGTCAGGATCATCCCAAACTAATAAGCAGCATTTCGTTCCGCTGAATCCCCTGCCTCTTAAAAAACATGGTTGTGGAAGAAGTCCGATACACGTTTGTACAGAGGTGAGCTTAATTTTCCCTGTTGTCCTTTTTTCTAGACCAGAGTTTTATCCCTGAAAAAGACCTCTGTTATGACCCCCGCTTTAATCAAAGTACTTTTAGTGGGAATCAAACCTGAACCTGAGTCCTCTCAGCCCTTAAGTTTTCCCTGTTATACATATCTTATTTAGAAGTTTAGtatcatattcttttttttttattcttttttccaTTTTCTATTGTGTCATCTTATGTTTTGaatgttattaatattcttATAGGAAGAGTTTCTGAAGGATGTGATGCAGTTTCTTATCCTCAGAGGACATAACCGCCTCATTCCTCAAGGTGGACTAGCAGAGTTCCCAGATGCCATACTTAATGCTAAACGACTAGACCTATTCAATTTATATAGAGAGGTAAACTTTTAATGTCAAAAATGTCTTAAGTTGTGACGATCAGATAGATTTTGCAgcttatttttttacattttattgcTTAGGTTGTTTCAAGAGGTGGGTTTCATGTGGGAAATGGCATCAATTGGAAAGGGCAAGTTTTCTCAAAGATGAGCAACCATACTGTCACCAATAGAATGACTGTATGTTTGTCCTTCTTAATGCTTCTTCTGAagttttacatttatttatttttctccatATTTGAGGTGCCGTATATAAGACCATATCTGATGTAACAGGGAGTAGGGAACACATTAAAGAGACATTATGAAACATATCTGTTGGAGTATGAGTTAGCCCATGAAGATGTAGATGGAGAATGTTGCCTCTTGTGTCACAGGTTCCTTTTTTTATGAACTTATGCATTactttttacctttttatttcAGACCAGAATTTATTTCCCTGGTGGAGTCTATCACATCATCCAccgaaaaattatatttgagtaTATGATCCTTGTCCTGTACCTTACATTATGATATTTATTCTTGTTTCCTCAGTAGCGCAGCTGGTGATTGGGTTAACTGTGGGATATGTGGCGAGTGGGCCCATTTTGGTTGTGATAGGAGGCAAGGTCTTGGTGCATTCAAGGTAAATATATCTCTTTAGCTCCATAATAATCAAATGGAtctttttagtaaaaaaatcaaTGGGAAATGAATGTTATCAAAAGGGACAAATATATGCTGAACCCTTAGAATGAAAAATATACCCACaaactaatttttctttcttgtattagtggaaagaagacaaatttatttgCATCACTTAATGTACTTTGTTTTCTTGAAAATGATCTGGATGAAGACTTGAACCCGTGACCTAGGCACATGAGTTTTTGCGCTCAACCATTGAGCTAACCAGTATTGAGTGGTGTATGTCTTTTTAGATGTTCATGCATATATTGCAGCTTTAggtaaaatttatgtatatatatgtcatTTTATCCTATAACATAATCCAAGACTTACGCCTGGTTTGATGTGGGAGTATTTGGAATAACCTCCTCATAATCAATCACTTTTTTCATCAACTCATTCAAATTGTCATCTAAAATACAAAATACCCCTACATTATCAAGATTTGTAAAAAACAAGTTTATTTCGTAAATTATCTGTATCAAACAAGCCATTAGATTAAGATCCAGCATGATGTAATGGGTTTGTAAAATGAGTTGGAGAGAGGTagagaaagaatatatatttagttttgttttgattgtTGCAGGATTATGCAAAGACAGATGGTCTAGAATACATATGTCCTCAATGCAGCATTTCCAATTTCAAGAAGAAAGTGGCGAAAACATCCAACGGTtattcttagtttttttttatttgacaaaTCCCACTGTTTGTACGTCTCTTCTCCACCCACCACCTCTGAACTCGGAAGGAAAGGGAGAAAAAAACCCTATGGAATCTGCTAATGGTGTAAAAAGTAAATGTAACATTTAGTTTTCGCCACTTCTTCCTGTGATAACAGACAAAGAggtggaggaagaagaagactgGAGAATTGAGAAATAGAGGAATAAAGGGATTTGCAGGAAATATTACCGATTTTTTAGTGGGACAAGAACTATGGAGGATTTGAAGCAGCAAAATAGATGGTTCTACCTTCTTTTTTCTGTAAAATATTGTaggtttattattaatattgttggTTAATTAAAAACCGAGTTATTGATTGTCGACATTTGATTAAAGATTGGATAAATAGGTGACCTTTGTATTGTAGAACTTGTGTTCTACTATAGTATATATAGGGATAAATGTTTTCCATTCATTTACTTTTGGACTTTCTTTTAAATCTCTAACTGCCTTTTGACTTGTAAGCTAACTGTAATTTTGCTGTTGAAACAAATGCTTCCAAACAGAGATATGTGTTTTTTTAAGTCAAATGGTTAGTTCACTTGAAAACACTTTTGTTTTTGTCTCTGTATCTGAAAATGTTATGGAAACCAAGTTTAGACAGTAGGTAAGCTCCTTTGAACACTCAAAGTTAACCTTTTTTATTCTTCCCGAGCCATTTGATCGAAGAAAAAGATAATTCCATCCTGGCACATTCTATCTTCTCGTCTTTGAATTAGAGTTTTCATCTGCCTGATGATATCATCCTTAACTTTTAAAAGATCCTCGGCTTTGATTCAGGCCCTTATCAATTTCTTCGGAATCGAATCGATATGTATACATAAacaaaatgttttcaaatgacaCTTTATAACATCTTGTACCTTATATTTTGTTGACAAAGTTACATGTCATGATGGTAAATGGTTcttaattcaataaataaataaaaaatgttatctaaGGAAATCCCCTTATAATATAATTGGTCTttgttagttttttatattgtaaatatttttagttcaaacttgaggttagattttttatttatacttttttagaaaagttataaatatatatataaatttcctAGACTGCAAATAAACCAACATTATATGATGTTAAGATGTAATTTAGTTAAAAACATTTGcatgaaattgttttaatttgaattgggTTATTGTggataataatattgaaatgtTTGCtagttttaattgaattttcaaatagattaattgaagatttttttgtgAACATCTATTAGACATCTTTGGCCTCATCTTGactttcattatattatttaaatgccATCTTCCACGTGAAGATGATTGTGATtgataacaaaattatattactaaaaaaaatcatgatttgAAACTTAAGGCCTTTGGAGAGGAGTTCCATTTTGACTCTTTCAAATGAGATGACTTTAAAATATGGTTTAGTATTTAATTTACCATTCAATACTGAATTGTTATATGATTTAACACATTGAACATTTCTTAAACTACTAATATAAATGGAAATTATACATTATTCTTAAATTGAGATTATCAACTTAactaagtaaatatatatttaaattgaagtCGTGATAACGAAGAaccaatcaattttttttatatatatatagcaattAAACGACttttttacttataaattaaaatttcagaATTGtcttcatttataaatattatagaaGAATTTCTTAACTGGATTCATATAATTggaataagtaaaaaaatggataaaatattaattttaacattatctATTTGATAAAGATGTTCAATAATGCTGTCTGatcaagtgaaaaaaaaatgtcaattggTATGTTTTATTTTAGAAGATGGTCTATATGAGacaataatttctcttatttcaTTGGATGTCTTTATTTGACGAAAGTTTAAAGTCCCAACTCCAAATAAACAACATTTAGTACTTAttcttcaaataattaaattatttgaaaatattcttaTTCAATGAAAAGGAATTATTAAggtaaaataatcaatatatttttagtatttgctcttttaaataataaaattagagtattttctttaaaatgaaattattcaTCTACTTATTacatgtattttaattaattttatagaaaatataagTTGATAGggtgttaaattatttgaatttaatttaagtaaGTCACTTTCAATAATCCTAAAGAATTGTAAAGATAACTAGTTTCAACTTATCATGTAGAGAACTTTTCAATCAAATCGATTACACATAATATTATACAAATTGTGTAAAGCATGAACTTTTTAACAAATTGTTTTACATAGTTTTGATAGTGACTACAAAATCGAGAAATCGATGAGTATTTGAATCAAAAAACGAGCTCAAGTCTTTTGATTTTGAGAA includes:
- the LOC124941404 gene encoding uncharacterized protein LOC124941404, with product MSTLQRTLRSIHAAVETPRLIRFSLHPPKNVEVEYANGNVYNLSAEFLRIYSPAVDGKIRSIGGDKVISGRRLVGIMSAEPIGNYGVRILFDDLHKTGIYTWDYFYYLGSEKFNLMRSYINILKKHGLNRDPPRRK
- the LOC124941403 gene encoding AT-rich interactive domain-containing protein 4-like, giving the protein MQGASRNSCSLLVVLCGKVSEDDKKLDVDSRLSYPFPEITSFGRLEIQTLTSPSIEDFRKALDAFQPNFVYLQGEQRSNNEVGPLSWSGVDFSSEEMVAGLFDTSTPTTVYLEIPEGEKLAEAIEAKGVPYVIYWNSDFSRFAACHFRHALLSVIQSSSSHTWDAFHVAEASFRLYCAKNSLVLPFNNQKAEGKLGPSLLGEPPKIDVPLPEIGEEDEEEGSSDDHLAIKIYDDHVNIRLLVCGEPSILDDGCLGALEDGLNALLRIEMRGSKLHSRVSALPPPLQAPTFSRSVMTMRCDITTASAAHISLLVSGSAQTCFDDQLMENHIKSEVIEKSQLAHLLPEGEKDKMFHSHPRKSDAIACGATIFEVGMKVPTWASQVLSQLAPDVSYRSLVALGIAGVQGIAVAPFEKHDANRLLFFCSRQGKDPNPSNSLPKDVPNWLRPPPPNINRFAKCKMSPSPCNGIQSDNGTGLPNGTSIHLTPLCNKSNVAAMRPIPHVRHQKMLPFSTTFEVNGYDGSQINPSMAIVPSLKHGLAGSTPISHRKLQSGSSQTNKQHFVPLNPLPLKKHGCGRSPIHVCTEEEFLKDVMQFLILRGHNRLIPQGGLAEFPDAILNAKRLDLFNLYREVVSRGGFHVGNGINWKGQVFSKMSNHTVTNRMTGVGNTLKRHYETYLLEYELAHEDVDGECCLLCHSSAAGDWVNCGICGEWAHFGCDRRQGLGAFKDYAKTDGLEYICPQCSISNFKKKVAKTSNGYS